The window AATTCTTCTGTGTAGCCCAAAATACCCTTAAGCTCTCCTTCTGAAGCTTCTTTCATTATTTTTTTGATCTCATCTAATGATGTTTCTTTCTCTAATCTTACTGTTAAATCAACAACAGAAACATCAGCCGTAGGCACTCTAAATGCCATTCCTGTCAGTTTACCATTCAACGAAGGAATTACTTTCCCTACTGCTTTTGCAGCACCTGTAGAAGCAGGAATAATATTTAACATTGCACTACGACCGCCTCTCCAGTCTTTTCTAGAAGGACCGTCAACGGTTAATTGGGTAGCTGTTGTAGCATGAACTGTAGTCATTAACCCCTCTTCTATACCAAAATTATCATGCAGGACTTTTGCCAAAGGCGCTAAGCAGTTTGTAGTACAAGATGCATTTGAAACGATATTATCAGACGACTTCAGCTCTTTATGATTTACCCCCATAACGAACATTGGAGCATCTTTGGACGGTGCCGAAATAACCACCTTTTTTGCTCCCGCTTTTAAATGTGCATCGGCGGTATCTAATGTTGTAAAAATACCGGTACATTCGGCAACGATATCTGCACCTACTTCATCCCATTTTAAATCTTCCGGATTTCTTTCGGCAGTAACCCTCACAACTTTACCATTTACAACAAGCTGACCATCTTTAACCGCTACAGTTCCGTCAAATTTACCATGAACCGAGTCATATTCCAACAAATACGCTAAGTGATTAATATCTAAAAGATCATTTATAGCAACAATCTCTACGTTAGGCCTGCTAACCGTTGCTCTAAAAACCATTCTTCCAATACGTCCGAATCCGTTAATTCCAATTTTTACTGTTGACATACGCTTTCTTCTTTACTTATTTACTTAATAATATTAAACTTTATAATTTATTTAAGTGGTCATTATATCTGACACTCTTAACAATTCCTTATTTATCTGAGACTTTCCTTTTACGGCTTTATCCAGTGGAGTCAACACCATTTCATCATTATTGATCCCTACCATAAAATTGGATTTCCCTTCTAATATTGATTCTACCGCCTTTACTCCCATTCTGCTGGCCAATACCCTATCATAACAACTCGGAGCTCCCCCTCTTTGAATATGCCCCAATACGGAAACCCTGATATCGTAACCCGGGAGGTTTTCTTCTACGTATTCAGCAAGTTCAAAGACGTTTTTTCCGGTTTTATCGCCTTCTGCTACCACTACGATACTTGACGTTTTACCCGAAGCCTCACTGCGTTCCAGTGATTCTAACAGACGCTCCAATCCCAGGTTTTCCTCCGGGATCAATATCTCTTCCGCACCAGCTCCAACTCCGGTATTCAATGCGATATGCCCTGCATCACGCCCCATAACCTCCACAAAAAACAATCGGTTATGCGAACTCGCGGTATCCCTGATCCTGTCTATAGCTTCCACTACAGTGTTCAGGGCTGTATCGTACCCTAAAGTAGATTTTGTTCCATAGATATCATTATCTATGGTTCCGGGAATACCTATCACCGGAAAACCAAATTCTTCATTAAAGATCATGCCTCCAGTAAAAGAGCCGTCGCCTCCAATAATAACCAAAGCATCAATATTGTGTTCTATAAGATTCTCATACGCCTTTTTCCTTCCCTCTTTGGTTCTGAACTCATCGGAGCGGGCAGATTTTAAAAACGTCCCTCCTCTGTTAATTATATTTTTTACGCTACGGGCATTCAGTTCTTTCATATCCCCTTCGATAAGCCCCTGATAACCTCTGTAAACTCCTACACAATCTATTTTATGAAAGGCACAAGTACGTGCTACAGAACGAATTGCTGCATTCATTCCTGGTGAGTCTCCTCCTGATGTGAGAACTCCTATCTTCCTTATTTCTGTTGACATATTTGCTAGTTTGGAAGGTAAAACTACCAAAGAATTTTTAATTTTTTAAATAGATTTCAATAAATCTAAACTATTAAAATAATTCAAACGTTTTCGTTAATGACTTTGTAACAAATTGGCAGGAGTAATTTAAATATAGTATTATGCGATCGTAAAAAAGGGCTGTACTACAGACCAGGGATACTAGTTATTTCCCTTCTTTTTAGATGAAAATTTTACCATCCCATCACCTAAGGTTTCCTGTTCTTTTACTGCATCTTCTTGTTCCGTAGCTTCTTTTTTAGCTTCTTTTTTTCTGAAGATCTCATGCATTAACTCTTTAAATGTATTGAAGTCGACCTGATATGATAATCCGACACCCTGGGTATATCCGTACTCATGAATCAAAAATTGCTGGATCTCATTTTCTTTATTGAAAATCCTTGCGGAAAGCGTACCTTTTTCATTCAGCAATATCTGCATTTCAACATCGCCTGCAACCACTGTTTCCGAAACACTGTTAATAGGAACCCCCAACTTTCCGTTTATGAGTACACGATCACTCAACTGAGTAGAAACAGTAACCCCTACCCTGTCCTCTGTGGTATAGTCCAGATTCGGATTTCGTTCCCCCCGCTCAAAGTTAACTCCCAGATTAAATTTACCATCTTCTGAGTTCAGTACATTATTCAATATCCCCGAAGCTGTTTCTGCGATGTTACTATACCCGAATTGAGAAGGATCTATATTGGCTTCGTTCGTAAAACTTCCCTGGGCCAGTAAAGACAATGCCTGCAACTCTCTTTTATTTTTATCATCCAGTTTATAGCTCAACTCTGCATTGCTTACAGAGCCGGCTAGCGGAAATTCTATATCGAACTCTATGTCCGGTTTTAGCAATTCATTTTGAAGATTAATAATAACATCCGTTTCTATTTTACGGGTATAGTTAGGATTATCTAAAAGTACAGCCGGGTTGGCATATAAAGAATACACCCCCTGAATATTAACATCCGCCTTGAGCGGGTCTCCCGTCCAGTTGATAGTCCCTCCAGGGCGTACTGTAAACCTTTTATCTATTATCCCTCCGTATTTAAAGATATATTGTCCTTCATAGGTAATATAATCGCCATACATTTTAAATCCGTTGGCACTATAGTCTATCAACAGGAATCCGTCTCCTTTTCCTCGTAAAATACTTCCCGTTTTTTCATCAATAACTATTTCTACCTCCGCCTCTTGTGTTATTTCGAGGTCAAACAACAATTGCAAGCCTTTACTTCCCGACAACTGGCGTTGTTTTTCAGCATAGGCATCTGCATTTTTATCAATAAAATTGATAAAGGACATATCTCCTATTTCGGTTTCATAAGATATAGGTATTTTCAAGGAAGTACCATCCATCGTAGTACCCTCTACCTTTATCGTCAGCTCATCCGCCAAACCATAAATATTTGCTTCTCCGGATATAAAACCTGTTCCGTAGTACAATGCGTCTTCATACATTTGAGTATCTAACACCAGAAAGCGTTGGCCATTGGTATTTAAGGATAGGTCTAGATACCAATCATCAAAACCACTATGACTAATGGTGCCATCCAGAACCGCATTGGTCTTGTATTTTGTATCTGTCAACGGAATACTCTGAAATTCAAACGTCTGATTATACAGCTTTACAATGGCCGTCTTGTTAAAATTGGCATCTACATTCAGGTATGGAACCTTCAATCCTCCGTCAGCTATGGTCAGCTCCCCGTCAATATCCAGATTTGAAAGTGGTCCTGCAATTTTAACATCCCTTCCCGACACAAATCCCCTGATATCTGTAATAACATCGCCTCCCAAGGGGCTAAATGCAGCCAGATTCAGGTTCTGTATATTGGCTCTAAGACCTAATGAAGGCTCTGCATCTTTTTGAAGAATCAGATTTCCGTAAGCATACAACGATTCCAGTCCTTCGTTAACAAGCTTGGAGTCTACCGAAAAAACCGAAAGATCCTCACTTCCTATAATATCGACAGTAAGGTCCCCCAAAAGAATTTCATTTGCCTTTAATTCTGCAATACTAATACTGGAAGAAGGAAAATATCGCTTTCTCTTCTGAACGATCTTAAAATCACCGTTAACAATCCCTCCCAGCTTCAGACTGTCTATTACAGGGGTTATTTTATCCAGTGTTACATTGGTAAATTTAAGGTCGATATCTTTGTAAGTAGAGTCTACCAACACCCCCTTGAGGTCTATTTGCTCCTCACCGTCGTTCATCACCAACTCTTTTATGTATACAGTATCAATCTCCTTCGTAAAAACAACCTTATTATGCCTGTTGTTGGCCCTGTTTATAACCCAATCATTTCCTTTAAAACCAACTTCCGATTTTTTCAGTCCGATAACCGAATTCTGATCTTCATCGAATGTATGATAGAAGTTAAGGTTGTAAACATCTGAAAATTCCTTCCCTCCTTTAAATTCCGTACGGAAAAACAGGGTGTCTTTTATCGTTGAATTAATTAAGTTAAATTCGGAAACTTCGTAAAACCCCACATCGATACCTTCTACCTGGATAAAGGTATTATATAGCGGATTTTTATTGTCGATCTCTAAACTTATATTATCCAGAATATTACCATAAGCATTAATACTCGGTGAGTTGAACGTAAGTTTGAAGTCTCCGTTGTCTGCCACAATCTCACCTTTAATAAAGGTATTCTTCCCAAAATCGATTTCCGGATAGAACACATCGACTATTTTATTATAAATTTTTAAATCGAAATGTAAATTCTGACCTGCCGATATCTCATAAGGCTCATAATTGGTATAAATACTCCCTATAGAATTCCGGACAAGCTTCCCTACGTCTTTATAATAGAATTTTCCCCTGACATATCCCCTGATAATATCGGGAGAGTTTATTTCGATGATCCGCTCTTCTTCTTCAAACCGGGAACTTATCTGAAAATCCTCGAAAAAATATTCATGGTTTTGATTGATGTAGGTAGTGTTGTAAAAGTTAACTTGTCCTTTAATATCATCAAAAGTATTCCCCAAGATATCGGTTACGATCTTTCCCTTAAAAATGGATACGGTATCTCTTTTAACAAAATTCAACTTGTTTAAATCGGCATAATCAACCTCTGCAATAAAATTGAATTCGTTTTCTTCATTTGAAAAATCAGCCAGGCCTTCAAAGAACACCTGGAAGTTCTCATCTTTTGAATTCAGTCTGCCGTCAAACAACTGGTCTTTCAATATACCGGATACAGATATATTATTATAAGTATAACCATTGTAATCCAAACGAAACACCTTCCCTATTATTTCGGTATTCAGATCTTCTTTAGAAAACCCTTTACCGTCTACCTTTAAATCTACGGAAGTGGTTCCGAACGACTTGTCTTCCATATAAGTTCCGATATTAAAACCATCTAAGGAAACGGAACCTTTATAGATTGCATTATCTATATCTCCTATACCGGTCAATACCATATCTGCATAACTGTTTCCGATATCGGTACGCAGATGAAACTCCAGATCGATCACGTTTTGGGTAATCGTTGTCTGCCCGTCTATTGAGAAATGTCCCAGTTTAGATAAAGATTCAGGCATGGCATTGCCCAAAATCCGAGGTAACAATGCTTTTAATTGATAATAATCGGAAGAAATATTCCGGACATCTCCAGCTATTTTAAACGGTCTGGAACTTTCAAATAAGTTCTCGAAGAGAAAATCGCCGTTGATTCGGGTGTGATCAGAAACCACATTTAGATTCTTGGTGGTTAAACTATTCAAAACACCGGTTACTTCCGAAGACAAGGTTACCGTTTTACCTTTTCCGAATTCGTTGTAAAAAAGATTAACTTCATCCAGGGCTATTGTCGATTCTTCAAAATAAGCTTGTAGTTTCACCTTATCCGTGAATTCTTTAAAATCTTCCCTGTTATATGTAAACGTTAATCTTCCCTTGACATCAGAATACGGGGTTTGAATATTTAGATTTTCAAAATCCATCCGTTCTTTAGAATAGAAAAAACCGGCCTGTAGCCTTTCTACAAAAATCCCCCTTGCGCCTAAAAAAGACAAACGTTCAATATCGGTACTTACATTAGGTCCCTCTATTTTAAAATCATTGACCAAAGCATTCAGCTTCCTGTAATTTATAAAAGAAGGGGTTTCCATATTTTCATCCGTGATCCTGAATTTACTGTCCTCTATCTCTATGCTTGAGGCTGTAAGTAAAAAAGGTGGTGCATCCGGATCTGACGGTCCCGAATCTAGCTTTTCCACAAAAACGTCAAGATTACTATCTTCCGAACCTTTATACGTTTTTATATTTAACGTTAACCGGGTTATATCCACATCTCCAAACTCCAGCTGTCCCTTAATGGCCCGCCTGACACTTTTCAGAGAAGTTGTAAGGTCTTCTATATGTATGAGTGTGTCCTTTTTATAATCTTCTATATAAACATCTTTCAGATACACATTGCCCAGGAAACTGACCCCTACCCTGTTAATATTTATATTGGTATTATACTTCTCATTAAGAGACCTGGTTACCTTCTTGGCTATTTTGGTTTGGACAATCGGTAGTGAGAACACTATTACCATCAATGCTATTATCGACAATATAGTGAGCAATACTTTCTTTAGTATTTGTCTTAGTTTTTTGATACCGCTTATTGTTTTACCTTTGTCTTTCAAATTTTATTCCAAAAACAGAATGAGCACTGATAATGTTTATATACTTGCCATTGAATCTTCATGTGATGACACTTCCGCTGCCGTACTTCATAATAAAAAAGTACTAAGCAACGTGGTTGCTAACCAAAAAATCCATGAAGAATACGGTGGTGTAGTACCCGAATTAGCTTCAAGAGCGCACCAACAAAACATTGTTCCGGTGGTACATCAGGCATTAGCCAAAGCAAATATCGACAAAAAACAATTATCTGCCATAGCTTTTACACGCGGACCCGGATTAATGGGTTCTTTATTGGTAGGAACCTCCTTTGCCAAGTCACTTGCCATGGGACTTAACATTCCCCTGATCGAAGTAAATCATATGCAGGCACATATCCTGGCCCATTTTATTGAAGAAGAAAATTTTGATCAGCCTTCATTCCCGTTTCTCGCTATGACCATCAGCGGTGGCCACACACAAATTGTTAAAGTAAACGATTTTTTCCATATGGAAGTCATCGGAGAGACCACAGATGATGCCGTAGGAGAAGCTTATGATAAATCTGCCAAGATCCTCGGATTGTCCTATCCGGGAGGCCCGCAAATCGATAAACTGGCACAAAAAGGCAATCCAAAAGCATTTCAATTCCCAAAACCTAAGGTAGAGGGGTTAAATTTCAGCTTTAGTGGGTTAAAAACAGCCATTTTATATTTTATACAGCGTGAAACCCAAAAAGACGGAGCCTTTATCGATAAAAATATAGAAGACATCTGTGCTTCTATCCAATATACCATTATAAATATTTTAATCGACAAACTAAAAAAAGCCTCCAAAGAAACAGGCATTAAAAAAATAGCTATCGGAGGTGGTGTATCTGCCAATTCGGGTATCCGAAAGGCATTAAAAGATGGTGAAAAAAAATACGGTTGGAAGACTTTTATCCCTAAATTTGAATACACGACCGACAATGCTGCCATGATTGGAATTGTCGGCTACTATAAATATCTCAATCGCGATTTTGCAGATGCTGATGTAAATGCACGGGCACGTTACTATATTGCTGAATAAGCGTAACAAACAATCATTTTATCTACTATATGCAATTATTTTACCAAAAAGACCTCCATGAATCTACCTCTGAATTTTCATTCGACAAAGAGGAAAGCAGACATATCGTTAAAGTACTTAGAAAAAATATTGGTGACACCCTGGACATTACCAATGGGGAAGGCTATCTTTTTAAAGCCGAAATTATTGTCGCTGATATAAAAAATTGTGTTTGCAAGATTAACGAGATCATCAAAAAAGGTGATAAAAAATACCATTTACATATGGTGGTAGCACCAACAAAAATGAATGATCGCTATGAATGGTTCTTAGAAAAAGCCGTAGAAATAGGTGTCGATGAGATCACCCCTGTCATTTGTGAGCACTCTGAAAGGAAAATTGTAAAAAAAGAACGATTTGAAAAAATTATTCAATCGGCAATGAAACAATCTTTGCAATACCATCTTCCCCGGTTAAACGATGCCATCTCATTTAACGATTTCATCAAAAAGGAACATTCAGGACAACTCTTTATAGCACATTGTGACGACCAGGAAAGGTATACTTTAAAACGACGTATCATGGCAGATCATGATGCCATTGTTCTCATCGGCCCTGAAGGCGATTTTTCTAAAAACGAAATATCGGCCGCTTTGAACCACGGTTTTAATGCAGTATCATTGGGAAACAACAGATTAAGAACCGAAACGGCTGCCATTGTAGCCTGCCACACCATAGCGCTTGCCAATGATTAAACATTTAAGACACATACTGACATTATCTGCTTTCTTTGCACTTTCTTCTATTACCACTGCACAGGAAATAGCTATCCTGAAATATAACGGAGGTGGCGATTGGTATGCCAACCCTACAGCATTACCAAACCTGATCAAGTTTTGCAACGCAAACATTCATACAAACATTAAACCTGATCCGGCCAATGTGGCCGCAAACAGTACCGACATCTACCTATATCCGTTTCTCCATATGACAGGACATGGCAATGTTTTTTTTTCTGACGAAGATGCCGAAAACCTCAGGAATTACCTGCTGTCAGGAGGTTTTTTACATATCGATGACAACTATGGGATGGAACCTTTTCTGAGAAAAGAGCTAAAAAAAATATTTCCCGGTAAAGAGCTGACAGAACTTTCTTCTGATCACCCGATCTTCAAACAAGCCTATAAATTCCCTGACGGGCTTCCTAAAATACACGAACACGACGGAAAGCGCCCACAGGCATTTGGCATTTTTCATGACGGGAGACTCGTATTGTTATTTACATATGAAAGTGACCTAGGGGACGGCTGGGAAAGCACAGAAGTTCATAATGACCCGGAAGAAGTAAGAATAAAGGCTTTACAAATGGGTGCTAATATTATTCAGTATGCCTTTGAAAACTAAACAGCTAAAACATAAAGCCTCCCTTAGCATAATTTTATTATCTTCTCACTCTAATCCGACTTAAATGAACTCAAGAATACTAGCCAACGGAATTTTAAGGGCACTTGCCGTTATCGCAGGAATTGCCTTATTACTCTTCTTTCTGTATAAAATCCAATCCGTCATTGTTTATGTGGTTATTGCAGCGGTCCTTTCTCTTATCGGAAGGCCGATAATCATATTCCTGAGAAGGAAATTAAAATTCAAAAATACGCTGGCCGTGGTATTTACCATGGTTTTAATGATCGCTATGGTTATCGGATTAATCTCTATGTTCATCCCTTTGATTATAGAACAGGGAAGAAACCTAGCTTTACTGGATATCAATACGCTAAAAGATAATATACAGCACCTCTATATAGAAATTACAGATTATTTTTCATTGAATCAGATCGATATAGAAAAAACGATAAAGGATTCTGAACTCTGGTCTAAATTGAACTTTGGAGCCATTCCCAATTTTTTAAACAACATGGTTGGGGCACTCAGCAATTTTGGAATCGGTTTGTTCTCAGTCCTTTTTATTTCCTTCTTCTTCTTAAAAGACAGCAAACTACTGGAAAGCAGTTTGATGGTTTTCGTTCCAGACAACAAAGAGTCAAATTTAAAACACAGCATAGAAAAAATAAAGGACCTGCTGTCACGCTATTTTATCGGCCTGATGTTACAGATATCTATATTGTTCATTATATACACCATTGT of the Zhouia spongiae genome contains:
- the gap gene encoding type I glyceraldehyde-3-phosphate dehydrogenase — encoded protein: MSTVKIGINGFGRIGRMVFRATVSRPNVEIVAINDLLDINHLAYLLEYDSVHGKFDGTVAVKDGQLVVNGKVVRVTAERNPEDLKWDEVGADIVAECTGIFTTLDTADAHLKAGAKKVVISAPSKDAPMFVMGVNHKELKSSDNIVSNASCTTNCLAPLAKVLHDNFGIEEGLMTTVHATTATQLTVDGPSRKDWRGGRSAMLNIIPASTGAAKAVGKVIPSLNGKLTGMAFRVPTADVSVVDLTVRLEKETSLDEIKKIMKEASEGELKGILGYTEELVVSQDFIGDVRTSIFDAEAGIELSSKFFKVVSWYDNEAGYSNKLVDLAEYVSTLS
- the pfkA gene encoding 6-phosphofructokinase — its product is MSTEIRKIGVLTSGGDSPGMNAAIRSVARTCAFHKIDCVGVYRGYQGLIEGDMKELNARSVKNIINRGGTFLKSARSDEFRTKEGRKKAYENLIEHNIDALVIIGGDGSFTGGMIFNEEFGFPVIGIPGTIDNDIYGTKSTLGYDTALNTVVEAIDRIRDTASSHNRLFFVEVMGRDAGHIALNTGVGAGAEEILIPEENLGLERLLESLERSEASGKTSSIVVVAEGDKTGKNVFELAEYVEENLPGYDIRVSVLGHIQRGGAPSCYDRVLASRMGVKAVESILEGKSNFMVGINNDEMVLTPLDKAVKGKSQINKELLRVSDIMTT
- a CDS encoding translocation/assembly module TamB domain-containing protein, with the protein product MKDKGKTISGIKKLRQILKKVLLTILSIIALMVIVFSLPIVQTKIAKKVTRSLNEKYNTNININRVGVSFLGNVYLKDVYIEDYKKDTLIHIEDLTTSLKSVRRAIKGQLEFGDVDITRLTLNIKTYKGSEDSNLDVFVEKLDSGPSDPDAPPFLLTASSIEIEDSKFRITDENMETPSFINYRKLNALVNDFKIEGPNVSTDIERLSFLGARGIFVERLQAGFFYSKERMDFENLNIQTPYSDVKGRLTFTYNREDFKEFTDKVKLQAYFEESTIALDEVNLFYNEFGKGKTVTLSSEVTGVLNSLTTKNLNVVSDHTRINGDFLFENLFESSRPFKIAGDVRNISSDYYQLKALLPRILGNAMPESLSKLGHFSIDGQTTITQNVIDLEFHLRTDIGNSYADMVLTGIGDIDNAIYKGSVSLDGFNIGTYMEDKSFGTTSVDLKVDGKGFSKEDLNTEIIGKVFRLDYNGYTYNNISVSGILKDQLFDGRLNSKDENFQVFFEGLADFSNEENEFNFIAEVDYADLNKLNFVKRDTVSIFKGKIVTDILGNTFDDIKGQVNFYNTTYINQNHEYFFEDFQISSRFEEEERIIEINSPDIIRGYVRGKFYYKDVGKLVRNSIGSIYTNYEPYEISAGQNLHFDLKIYNKIVDVFYPEIDFGKNTFIKGEIVADNGDFKLTFNSPSINAYGNILDNISLEIDNKNPLYNTFIQVEGIDVGFYEVSEFNLINSTIKDTLFFRTEFKGGKEFSDVYNLNFYHTFDEDQNSVIGLKKSEVGFKGNDWVINRANNRHNKVVFTKEIDTVYIKELVMNDGEEQIDLKGVLVDSTYKDIDLKFTNVTLDKITPVIDSLKLGGIVNGDFKIVQKRKRYFPSSSISIAELKANEILLGDLTVDIIGSEDLSVFSVDSKLVNEGLESLYAYGNLILQKDAEPSLGLRANIQNLNLAAFSPLGGDVITDIRGFVSGRDVKIAGPLSNLDIDGELTIADGGLKVPYLNVDANFNKTAIVKLYNQTFEFQSIPLTDTKYKTNAVLDGTISHSGFDDWYLDLSLNTNGQRFLVLDTQMYEDALYYGTGFISGEANIYGLADELTIKVEGTTMDGTSLKIPISYETEIGDMSFINFIDKNADAYAEKQRQLSGSKGLQLLFDLEITQEAEVEIVIDEKTGSILRGKGDGFLLIDYSANGFKMYGDYITYEGQYIFKYGGIIDKRFTVRPGGTINWTGDPLKADVNIQGVYSLYANPAVLLDNPNYTRKIETDVIINLQNELLKPDIEFDIEFPLAGSVSNAELSYKLDDKNKRELQALSLLAQGSFTNEANIDPSQFGYSNIAETASGILNNVLNSEDGKFNLGVNFERGERNPNLDYTTEDRVGVTVSTQLSDRVLINGKLGVPINSVSETVVAGDVEMQILLNEKGTLSARIFNKENEIQQFLIHEYGYTQGVGLSYQVDFNTFKELMHEIFRKKEAKKEATEQEDAVKEQETLGDGMVKFSSKKKGNN
- the tsaD gene encoding tRNA (adenosine(37)-N6)-threonylcarbamoyltransferase complex transferase subunit TsaD; its protein translation is MSTDNVYILAIESSCDDTSAAVLHNKKVLSNVVANQKIHEEYGGVVPELASRAHQQNIVPVVHQALAKANIDKKQLSAIAFTRGPGLMGSLLVGTSFAKSLAMGLNIPLIEVNHMQAHILAHFIEEENFDQPSFPFLAMTISGGHTQIVKVNDFFHMEVIGETTDDAVGEAYDKSAKILGLSYPGGPQIDKLAQKGNPKAFQFPKPKVEGLNFSFSGLKTAILYFIQRETQKDGAFIDKNIEDICASIQYTIINILIDKLKKASKETGIKKIAIGGGVSANSGIRKALKDGEKKYGWKTFIPKFEYTTDNAAMIGIVGYYKYLNRDFADADVNARARYYIAE
- a CDS encoding 16S rRNA (uracil(1498)-N(3))-methyltransferase, which gives rise to MQLFYQKDLHESTSEFSFDKEESRHIVKVLRKNIGDTLDITNGEGYLFKAEIIVADIKNCVCKINEIIKKGDKKYHLHMVVAPTKMNDRYEWFLEKAVEIGVDEITPVICEHSERKIVKKERFEKIIQSAMKQSLQYHLPRLNDAISFNDFIKKEHSGQLFIAHCDDQERYTLKRRIMADHDAIVLIGPEGDFSKNEISAALNHGFNAVSLGNNRLRTETAAIVACHTIALAND
- a CDS encoding DUF4159 domain-containing protein, whose product is MIKHLRHILTLSAFFALSSITTAQEIAILKYNGGGDWYANPTALPNLIKFCNANIHTNIKPDPANVAANSTDIYLYPFLHMTGHGNVFFSDEDAENLRNYLLSGGFLHIDDNYGMEPFLRKELKKIFPGKELTELSSDHPIFKQAYKFPDGLPKIHEHDGKRPQAFGIFHDGRLVLLFTYESDLGDGWESTEVHNDPEEVRIKALQMGANIIQYAFEN
- a CDS encoding AI-2E family transporter gives rise to the protein MNSRILANGILRALAVIAGIALLLFFLYKIQSVIVYVVIAAVLSLIGRPIIIFLRRKLKFKNTLAVVFTMVLMIAMVIGLISMFIPLIIEQGRNLALLDINTLKDNIQHLYIEITDYFSLNQIDIEKTIKDSELWSKLNFGAIPNFLNNMVGALSNFGIGLFSVLFISFFFLKDSKLLESSLMVFVPDNKESNLKHSIEKIKDLLSRYFIGLMLQISILFIIYTIVLLIFGINNAIVIAFLCALLNLIPYIGPLIGGALMVILTMTSNLGQDFSSVILPTTVYVLIGFIIGQLIDNFFSQPFIFSNSVKSHPLEIFLVILIAGLLFGATGMIVAVPAYTAIKVILKEFLAENKIVKSLTKNL